One region of Ananas comosus cultivar F153 linkage group 9, ASM154086v1, whole genome shotgun sequence genomic DNA includes:
- the LOC109715445 gene encoding uncharacterized protein LOC109715445, which yields MRDFPSCFGESGVQVADASSGGAAASKAHQNLVTCLYRTQFSGRSCVITLAWSKNLMGQGLSIEIEDSPSGRCLCKVEIKPWLFSKRKGSKGLEAENGKVEIFWDLSAAKFGPGPEPLENFYVAVIFDLEMVLLLGDLTKEAYRKTGASPPPSNASFIAKREHVYGKKVYYAKAQFCNNGQSHDLAIECDTAGLKDPCLEIRVDKKRVMQVKRLAWKFRGNQTILVDGFPVEVFWDVHNWLFGSPSGSAVFMFQTCQSAEKLLSWSSSQIFGDSQPQGALGFSLILYAWKNE from the coding sequence ATGAGGGATTTCCCTTCTTGCTTCGGCGAGAGCGGAGTTCAGGTCGCCGACGCCTCGTcgggcggcgcggcggcgagcAAAGCACATCAGAATCTGGTGACTTGCCTCTACCGGACCCAATTCTCCGGCCGATCCTGCGTGATCACCCTTGCCTGGAGCAAGAACCTGATGGGGCAGGGCCTCAGCATTGAAATCGAGGATTCGCCTTCCGGCCGCTGCTTGTGCAAGGTCGAGATTAAGCCGTGGCTCTTCTCGAAAAGGAAAGGCTCCAAGGGCTTAGAGGCCGAGAATGGCAAAGTTGAGATCTTTTGGGACCTCTCGGCCGCCAAGTTCGGACCCGGGCCTGAGCCGTTGGAAAATTTCTACGTAGCCGTGATCTTCGATCTCGAGATGGTCCTCTTGCTCGGCGATCTCACAAAGGAGGCGTACCGTAAAACCGGCGCGAGCCCTCCTCCTTCAAATGCTTCTTTTATCGCCAAGAGAGAGCATGTATACGGAAAGAAAGTGTACTATGCGAAGGCGCAGTTCTGCAATAATGGCCAATCCCATGATCTTGCGATCGAGTGCGATACAGCCGGACTGAAAGACCCGTGCCTCGAGATTCGCGTCGACAAGAAGCGGGTGATGCAGGTGAAGCGGCTGGCGTGGAAGTTCAGGGGGAACCAGACGATCTTAGTCGATGGTTTCCCCGTGGAGGTGTTCTGGGACGTGCACAATTGGCTCTTCGGATCTCCTTCCGGGAGTGCGGTGTTCATGTTTCAGACGTGCCAGTCTGCCGAGAAGCTGCTGTCATGGTCATCTTCTCAAATTTTCGGAGATTCCCAACCACAAGGGGCTCTTGGTTTTTCTTTGATATTATATGCGTGGAAGAATGAGTAG